AATGACCTCAGTCCACATTCTTACCCTTGCTTTTAGGCAGTGATGTACCAGACACCGTTCTAAAGCTATCTAGGAAATATTTCACAACCATCTTCTGTACTTCTTTTCATTTACTGAATGGTAAAATACCTAGTTTCTCATCTTTGCTTATAGAAATTTTAGAGATAAAAGTAGATAATCTGAAAAAGATGAGTAGGTAATGTTTTCCTATGCAAAGAGTAaggctttggaatcaggaagGCATATGTTTGAATCTCAGCTGGCAAATCAGAAAAATAACTACTTCTGGGGTGAATATGAAATTTGAATGtgattataaatttaataaactcaataaattttaattccctcttttttcccccacaacTAGAAAGACTGttcaagactttttaaaatttacaaccTTTTGTCTCTCTCCTTTGAGGGTATGAGATAAAACTTGCTATAGATACATAGAGGGGTAATAGGAGTTTAAATACTGATAAATTTTCACGTTTTAGTAAATTAGAATCCATGTCCTTATTTGTATCCTGgtagtattttaaaacttaatatagTCATTATTTAACAGTGTAATGTCAGCAGCAGCATTGATGACAGTTTTTAACATGACCACCTCCTTTCATAAGTGTACTCTTAATTATGAATGTATCCTTATATTGAAAATTAATGACACTTCACATTTGCATGTTTACACAGAGTTTTCATATAATTACATTTAACCTTTACCACTTTGCGAAGTTAAGTAACATTTAAGAGgggctgatttttcttttaagtccttaacttttgtctgctttttttaaatttctagacaGTTCAATTTGTTCAGggaatttttgttgaaaaatatgaCCCAACGATAGAAGATTCCTACAGAAAGGTAAAATATGAAACTTGTATACACATGCTTACAAGTAGTTTCTTATGACTTTAAAACTTGATCCATGGAATTGcttttttgaaaatagttttgagaAATGATACAGatgttctgtatttgtttttaaaagtttcaccAAGACAAAATACTTTTCGTAGAACACTGCTTATTAGCTATAGAGAGCTCCATGTTCTGTTACTGATTAGTAATCTGTTCTTTAATGTACACATTTTCCTGGTGGGAATTCttttaatgtagaaaaattgCATATAAATAGGTATATTTTTGATTACTCTTTTTGTGAACTAAAATTAAGAACACTTTATGCTTGAAGTTATACAGTAactgaaagttatttttgtttagttgtataataacttaaaaaatatttctcctttaaaCTGTAAAAAGTTAAAGAGTTGGATTCTGTAACACTAGAACACCAAGAGTAAAATTGCTAACTGTGGACTTTGCATGATAATGCTGTGTTGATACAGGAAGGTTCATTGATTCTCACAAATGTACTGCTCTGATGCAGGATGCTGATAGTGGGGAAGGCTAGCAGGGAGCAGGAAAAGggtgtatgggaactctgtactttctgctcagtgtTGCTGTGAACCAAAAGctgctttctaaaaaataaagcttatttaaaaggaaaaaaatttttaatagttgGTCTTGacaaaaaatactattttatttaactatAAGACTAGCTAGAATTGTGGAgaattttcatgattttatttccCAAGTATGTTATGGGGGGGAAGAGACAGTGTTGTAAGAAAGCCTAGTAACCAACGATATACCCCACTGCCCCCCAAAAAGATTAACCTGCCTTTCAACAAATAAGAAAGGGTTGCTTTGGTAGCTGTTTTAGAATTTACCTTTAAATAGTGCTATAACTTTTGCTGAATTAAGTTCATCAAGCCTACTGGCAGAGcagtttcattatctgtaaatTGGAAACAAAATTGTGATATATATTGAGAAACTACAGACCTGATTCATTGTTCATTGAACATGCCCATTCACAGATTGTGCAGGTTGTTATCATATTTGTCCCGTAAGTGGTAGACAGTGAGTTTGTAGATCCACCTGTGGTGCTCCTCATCAATTCCTGATCTGACAAAGAAGCAGAGTTTAAAATAGTCTTTAagttaatatgtttatttttagaagaCCATGTTGCATTACTGAAATTTCCCCCAAATAAGTTGCTGGTTAAAGCTTTAACTACAAACGGAGCTCTGTACCTTGAATGCTGAAGCACTTTTCTTAATCCcttctttattaaacattttcctCACAGCTAATACTTGATACTTTCTTTAGGACAACCTTCTCTTCTATAAAGCCCTGGGAAAGTAGAATTCAGTATATGAAATTTCACCTTATACACACAGCTTTTCCAAAGAAGtacctttttttaaagtcttgagAACTCTATAGGTTCAGTGTTATTGTGTTCCCTTTGTCTCTTAAGAATTGCCTTTGTATTAAATTTGGGCATATTTTAGTAAAACTTTGACAACTTGGATCTGGTAAGTTGGCAAAGTTTTCTTTACCCCCCAGATATTGGCTGTTTTGAGCTGCTTTTGTGCTTTGTTTTGaagataatataaatatacatactttatacattttttttccattagaacTATATCTGTTTGTTGcagtttttcttaaattgcaGAATATGACCATTGGCTTCTAATAATAACAGCAATCATGATTCAGAGTTTGTAGTGGTCAGAAAAATATCTAAACTCAGGATTAACAGTCCTAGCTTCTGTATTATTAATAGAATGTGTTTGAGACCTCCTGTTCTTTACTGTAGTACCAACTTGGTCTCCACCAATACAGCAAACTGCTAGAGAAAGGCTTTGTAGTTGTTAATAAGGACTTTGAGTGAAGAGGTGGGAGGAAAACAGACTGACATTTTGATGTTACATTTtcatccccctccaccccccacccccctgccctgaCCCTAACAGCAAGTTGAAGTAGACTGCCAACAGTGTATGCTCGAAATCCTGGATACAGCAGGAACAGTAaggatgttttctctttttttggtgggggtggggtgggtggacaGATTTTCATTTGTGAACAGTGTATGGTCACCTGAATGATTTCTGTGAGTAAAAGCATTTGTTCTGATTAAGAACGTTAAGTCTCTAAATGTAGGGCTTCCTAAATTTTCTTATGTGTGTGAAACTATCTATGATGTACTTAATGCCCACATATCACTATTAAATTGTATGTTGTGCTCACCTACAGAATCTGTGTGTTGAGTTTCTTTTCCCTGTATTGAGGTAAGGATTATGCTCTTAGTGCTTTAAACGAACAAACAAAAGGAAGGTATTTTAAACACAGAATTTTAGTTAAAATAGGTATTTCTCTGGGTTTAAATAAGACTAACTCTTGACACCatggtcattcatttatttaaacaactttttttgctttttattagcattttaacATCTCAGGGGACTGGTGACAGATACGTGTGTTCTGACAAAAATCTTTAGGATTATTTTGATCCTCATTTTTCACATGCTTAAATGAGTGTAATGACGTTTAGTACATTATAGGGTGCTTATAATGATCAAATGAGATAGTGATTATAAATCACTTGGCACAAAATGTCTTTTATATAGTATGAGCTCTgtgtatttgcttttattttcattgtcttcATTTGTCCTCAcctttttaattgtttaattaattaatgatggTTTTATTCTGCCACAATTATACTACCACAAAAAATGCACacattaaatgattttcttttctttttttttctccatatacGTAGACTTTACCTATTAGGCAATTCCTAGCTTTAAAATGGATGgtattcttaaatgttttaagttgttttaaaattcagcacAAATATTCCcactataattttataaatggtaAGAAAGCTTCAGATCAAAAAAAAACTTAAGCAGACTGGAGCAATTAGAGTACAAATTATaccatatttttctattcttttgtgGGAAAATGGATCTTGATTCCAGCAGGAAGCTTTGGATCACTGGAACGCCTTCTTTCTTATATCAGCTGAATTGAGACCTCCCCCTCTTGCCACTTCGTCCAACCCCCAAATTTCCTAGCTTCCGAATCAGCAATAATTGTCCTTTGTTCCCAAAGACCCcaacggttaaaaaaaaaaaaaatactttctatttcttcctttcacaGCCTCCACAAGTGTGAGGGCAttgtttcttcctcctcttgtccaaattaaaattttcccCTTCTGCAGAGATCTTCCGCTTGTGCTCCCAAATACCTTGTATTTCTACCATCCTAGCACTCAGCATGCTGTGttgtaattttctgtttacttctCTGTCCCCAGTGCCTTGCATAACGTTTGGAAAGTAGTTGATGCTCTTTGATCTTGTTCTAGATCACTCCTTACtccttgaggatttttgcttacTTTCTCCAACACTGCTTTAGTCCGAATTCTTGGTGATTTTAGTATCCAAATAGAATCTTTACAGGTAATATAGATGATCCAGTAGCTTGGCCTCTCAGTTCCTTGACCTCCACCCTGCTTCAGTCATTCATGCCCGTGTTCTTTACCCTAGACTAATGATTACCAGTAACATAATACCATCTTAAATCTCATTTTCAAGTGTCCTACTCTCTACTAACCATCTCTTGTTTCTCCATCTCGCTTCCTTTCATACCTTTCAACCTGACTGTAATCTGCAGTCTGTTAAATCTAACATCTTTGATTTTCTATCATATCCTCAACCCCCTCTTTATACAGCTTTAAGTCCATGGTCTGTCATTCATAATCAATCCCTCGGATATATCCTCAACCTTCTTGACTTTTCAGCAACCTTTGACTCAGTAGATCATTATCCTTACCtgtaaaaattttattcatttgactTCTAGGAAACAACACTTGCTTGCTTTTCTCCCTGTATGATTCGTTACTCCTAAGTCTCCTTTCCTGATTTGTCTTCATTTCCCCAACCTCTTAATGTTGGGAGGGCCTCAGGGTTCAGTACTTGGACTTCTCTTTTCCAAAACCACTACCTTGGACATCACCTTTTGTAgcaccaaaataattaaaatctgtATATAAAAAGGAGCTATATGCAGTTTTTCTAAATCACACAGAAACAAATTAAAGTGGTTAAGATTTCCGTTCTAATTCTGTAGTTGTTTCTAGTCATGTACATAGGGGACAGGAACATTCATGTCAAATTTTCCAGAAACCGTGTATCACGTCTTATGTTTCCTGTCATGATAACATGTAATAaagaattcagggcttccctggtggcgcagtggttacgaatctgcctgccaatgcaggggacacaggtttgagccctggttcaggaagatcccacatgccgcagagcaactaagcccgtgcactacaactactgagcctgctttctggagcccgcgagccacaactactgagcctgtgtactgcaactactgaagcccgtgtgcctagagcccgtgctccacaacaagagaagccaccgcaataagaagcccgcgcaccacaacaaagagtagcccccgctcgccgcaactagagaaagcccgcatgcagcaacgaagacccaacgcggccaaaaaatatttatatatacatacatacatacattaaaaaaaaattcagtagcTCACTTGTGATTATTCTGATTTAAATTGTTTCAATATACATTTAAGAAGTCATATTTATAAttgcatattttttattataggagCAATTTACAGCGATGAGAGATTTGTATATGAAGAATGGCCAAGGGTTTGCACTAGTATATTCTATTACAGCTCAGTCCACATTTAATGACTTACAAGACCTGAGGGAACAGATTTTACGGGTTAAGGACACAGAAGATGTAAGTATTTCTCTCTATATGTAGCATACTGCCATCTCTCTGTGGCCAAATAAAAAGTGTCCATTTTCTCTCTCAGTAGAGGATTTAGAGGGTGTTTACCATGCGCCTAAGAGCCCTGGTGACCAAAAACGTTTTTAAGCTTTCTGAATTTACCTACAGATAATATGCTGAGATGATTAGAAAAGAAGGACACGTATGTAAAGTTCTTCTTTCTCCACTGCACTTATGACCTACATAGTGCTATGTGGGTCATAAGTGGAGTGGAGAAAGAAGAATCAAAGAGTACTTGGTAGAAGAAGGGGGACTCCAGTTGGGCTTGGAAAGTTGGTAGTTATGTCAGAAACAGTGTTCAGAGAACATTATTAAGAACCGTAATGCTGTGTTCctatttctaaaattctgttGGTACAGTTTTTACttagttttttcctttgaattatgttaaagattttaattaacttacatttttatattgtttttgttttagaattctttttttaatgttaattttttattgtggtaaaatatactgTTTTAGAATTCTTATTTGATGAATAGCATCAttgttgttttgccttttttcaaagattaaatgtatattttacgtTTGTTTGTCTCAGTTTTGAGCTACAGAAAGTTCCTTTTTCAAAAGTTGTATAAATTAggatataaaatttcatttgtaccttcttttctgtttttgtgtgttcTCTCTCATTATTAATGGGAACATAGGCACCTGCTTAAGACCTCAACTTTGGGTAATACTGTAGGTGGGAGGAATTTGCACCATATGACTCATGACCAACCATAACCTAATGAATAGTTCTCTTTCTTCCCATGACTAATTCATCTAAGAGAGTTCTCTTTTCATAGGCAATTACATGCAAATCACTGAATTCTGGTAATGTTAATCTCTTTATCCCATGTAATAAACTAAAGATTGAGTTGTAGATGAAGACATAGCTACTCAGTGGCtgtatttctattcttttccttaataTCTCACCTAAGCTAGTCTTCAGATCTAGATGTCAGTTGTAGAAGTAAAACTTATTAACGTGTTGGTCTTGCCGCTGCTATTGGCATTTTTTGGTCCTGTGAAATGAGGCACTTAAAACACACCAAGACAATGAGTATTGCAGGAGGTTccttttccttcagatttttctaCTTGGAATTCAGCCATTAGCATTAGTCCATCTGAGCATTTTGGGATTATAGTCTTAAAATAATTTAGCAGATCAGTGTTGTAGAATCTCGTCcatattttttctgtctcttccccctCCATTTTCCCCCCAACGCACGTACGTACACCTTTTTTTAAGCACTTGATGAAGATTATAGTCCTAACTAACACATTTCAGTTGGTGGCTGGTAGTTGCTTACTTATAAAAGGCTGAGTAACAAGTATTTTAGGGCttattatatgattttttccttctcgCAGGTTCCAATGATTTTGGTTGGTAATaaatgtgacctggaagatgagcGAGTAGTTGGCAAAGAACAGGGTCAGAATTTAGCAAGACAGTGGTGTAACTGTGCCTTTTTAGAATCTTCTGCAAAGTCGAAGATCAACGTTAATGAGGTAAACTACAGCTGCTAGGCAGCACAAATAAGTGCctttttagtttcctttctttcaagttaacagccaaaaacatttttttacaaagaaaaagtgGTGTTCTTTTAAGTAGTCTTTTGTCTATCAATTTATGGAAAACACTAAGTAATTCCTAGAAACCATATTCCTTCTCTTATATGAAATCACTTTGTTGGCTGTGATGAGGACACTTATATTTACCTTGCTGGCAAAGAGGTGGTTTAAGTTaaagaatatgttttttaaagtccTGCTAAGCCTCTAAATGATAAGCCAGAAAGTGGTGTGTGAAAATTGTCACATCACCCTTGTATTATAACAATTACCTATACAGATGTGTGTAAAAAGGTTGTAAAgtcaagtagaaaaataaaaaaatagaagtagtTACTGTAATGAACTTACGTTGTACAGAAAGATATCGTGGAATTTGGTGTTTTGAGTCCTGCTTCCCTTTGGTGCATGACTCAAAGGGAAGAATCTGTGTGAGTGTGGATGGATACAGAACTATAATTCACTCGGTCTTTTAGGCCTGATACAGCAGGTTGCACAAGGCTTTTTTTGTCCGTGACTTAACTACTCCACTATCCTGAGAACATAGCTGGGGACAGGAATGCTTAACAAGTAAGCTTGCCTGCCTGGATGTAAAGGGCCAATAGTTTACTGGATCCCTAAAAGATTAGTGCAGTCCCCAACTGCGACCACTACATCCAAGCAAAATCTTAagagtttcctttgctttttgttaattttaacataagccttttttttcttaa
The genomic region above belongs to Phocoena sinus isolate mPhoSin1 chromosome 1, mPhoSin1.pri, whole genome shotgun sequence and contains:
- the RAP1A gene encoding ras-related protein Rap-1A isoform X2 is translated as MALSRLSVFKKTTSCTVQFVQGIFVEKYDPTIEDSYRKQVEVDCQQCMLEILDTAGTEQFTAMRDLYMKNGQGFALVYSITAQSTFNDLQDLREQILRVKDTEDVPMILVGNKCDLEDERVVGKEQGQNLARQWCNCAFLESSAKSKINVNEIFYDLVRQINRKTPVEKKKPKKKSCLLL
- the RAP1A gene encoding ras-related protein Rap-1A isoform X1, which produces MREYKLVVLGSGGVGKSALTVQFVQGIFVEKYDPTIEDSYRKQVEVDCQQCMLEILDTAGTEQFTAMRDLYMKNGQGFALVYSITAQSTFNDLQDLREQILRVKDTEDVPMILVGNKCDLEDERVVGKEQGQNLARQWCNCAFLESSAKSKINVNEIFYDLVRQINRKTPVEKKKPKKKSCLLL